The Coregonus clupeaformis isolate EN_2021a chromosome 13, ASM2061545v1, whole genome shotgun sequence genome includes a region encoding these proteins:
- the LOC121578913 gene encoding seipin-like isoform X2: protein MGGVTGPVFLWLQVVLGVTLLRARRTLLQAAIVFCVLALLVWVAIFLYGSFYYSYMPTVSFSTPVHYHYSSDCDASNSDLCSFPVANISLLKNGKEPVMNYGQPYRISLELEIPESPVNEQLGMFMIKMSCYTNDGQTVAAVVRSAMLHYRSGLLQTLNTLLFSPLLLTGMTEQKQLVEVELFSDYKTNSVYSAQLGIHAFFTGIRYLLYNFPVTSAVIGVASNFAFLSVIVLFGYLQFIWGGLWPPEQVRVRVMMGNTTRLQRRREEALKHISFSQKSLSDEPPVLLEALHIYETDVSEEKPADLQDRGAVAVPLEGPQVPQPGDSMLHQRRGPWMSL, encoded by the exons ATGGGTGGTGTAACGGGACCAGTTTTCCTGTGGCTGCAGGTTGTGTTAGGGGTAACACTCCTCAGAGCCCGTCGGACTTTACTGCAGGCTGCCATCGTCTTCTGCGTTCTAGCGCTGCTGGTCTGGGTGGCCATCTTCCTCTATGGCAGCTTCTACTACTCTTATATGCCCACCGTCAGCTTCTCTACACCAGTGCACTACCACTACAG TTCCGACTGTGATGCCTCCAATTCAGACCTCTGCTCTTTCCCTGTGGCTAACATCTCGCTGCTGAAGAATGGCAAAGAACCG GTTATGAACTATGGTCAGCCATATCGAATCTCTTTAGAGCTGGAAATACCTGAGTCCCCTGTCAACGAACAGCTTGGCATGTTCATGATTAAGATGTCTTGTTACACCAACGACGGCCAGACCGTTGCAGCTGTGGTGCGCTCT GCTATGCTGCACTACCGCTCTGGTCTTCTGCAGACCTTGAATACTttactgttctctcctctcctgctgactggGATGACAGAGCAGAAGCAGCTTGTTGAGGTTGAGCTCTTCTCAGACTACAAGACCAATTCT GTCTATTCAGCTCAGCTCGGGATCCATGCTTTCTTCACTGGCATCAG ATACCTCTTGTACAATTTCCCGGTGACATCTGCAGTGATCGGCGTGGCCAGCAACTTTGCCTTCCTCAGTGTCATTGTGCTCTTTGGATACCTACAGTTTATATGGGGGGGACTTTGGCCTCCCGAGCAGGTCAGAGTCAGG GTTATGATGGGAAACACGACTCGCCTGCAGCGAAGAAGAGAAGAGGCTCTGAAGCACATCTCCTTCTCACAGA AGTCATTGTCAGATGAGCCCCCAGTGCTCCTGGAGGCTCTTCACATTTACGAGACTGATGTGAGTGAGGAGAAGCCTGCTGATCTGCAGGATAGAGGTGCAGTGGCAGTCCCCTTGGAGGGACCCCAAGTGCCTCAGCCAGGGGACTCTATGCTGCATCAGAGACGGGGACCCTGGATGAGTCTCTGA
- the LOC121578913 gene encoding seipin-like isoform X1, whose protein sequence is MGGVTGPVFLWLQVVLGVTLLRARRTLLQAAIVFCVLALLVWVAIFLYGSFYYSYMPTVSFSTPVHYHYSSDCDASNSDLCSFPVANISLLKNGKEPVMNYGQPYRISLELEIPESPVNEQLGMFMIKMSCYTNDGQTVAAVVRSAMLHYRSGLLQTLNTLLFSPLLLTGMTEQKQLVEVELFSDYKTNSYQPTVGAVIEIQSRHLQVYSAQLGIHAFFTGIRYLLYNFPVTSAVIGVASNFAFLSVIVLFGYLQFIWGGLWPPEQVRVRVMMGNTTRLQRRREEALKHISFSQKSLSDEPPVLLEALHIYETDVSEEKPADLQDRGAVAVPLEGPQVPQPGDSMLHQRRGPWMSL, encoded by the exons ATGGGTGGTGTAACGGGACCAGTTTTCCTGTGGCTGCAGGTTGTGTTAGGGGTAACACTCCTCAGAGCCCGTCGGACTTTACTGCAGGCTGCCATCGTCTTCTGCGTTCTAGCGCTGCTGGTCTGGGTGGCCATCTTCCTCTATGGCAGCTTCTACTACTCTTATATGCCCACCGTCAGCTTCTCTACACCAGTGCACTACCACTACAG TTCCGACTGTGATGCCTCCAATTCAGACCTCTGCTCTTTCCCTGTGGCTAACATCTCGCTGCTGAAGAATGGCAAAGAACCG GTTATGAACTATGGTCAGCCATATCGAATCTCTTTAGAGCTGGAAATACCTGAGTCCCCTGTCAACGAACAGCTTGGCATGTTCATGATTAAGATGTCTTGTTACACCAACGACGGCCAGACCGTTGCAGCTGTGGTGCGCTCT GCTATGCTGCACTACCGCTCTGGTCTTCTGCAGACCTTGAATACTttactgttctctcctctcctgctgactggGATGACAGAGCAGAAGCAGCTTGTTGAGGTTGAGCTCTTCTCAGACTACAAGACCAATTCT TATCAACCCACTGTTGGCGCTGTCATTGAGATTCAGTCTCGGCATTTGCAGGTCTATTCAGCTCAGCTCGGGATCCATGCTTTCTTCACTGGCATCAG ATACCTCTTGTACAATTTCCCGGTGACATCTGCAGTGATCGGCGTGGCCAGCAACTTTGCCTTCCTCAGTGTCATTGTGCTCTTTGGATACCTACAGTTTATATGGGGGGGACTTTGGCCTCCCGAGCAGGTCAGAGTCAGG GTTATGATGGGAAACACGACTCGCCTGCAGCGAAGAAGAGAAGAGGCTCTGAAGCACATCTCCTTCTCACAGA AGTCATTGTCAGATGAGCCCCCAGTGCTCCTGGAGGCTCTTCACATTTACGAGACTGATGTGAGTGAGGAGAAGCCTGCTGATCTGCAGGATAGAGGTGCAGTGGCAGTCCCCTTGGAGGGACCCCAAGTGCCTCAGCCAGGGGACTCTATGCTGCATCAGAGACGGGGACCCTGGATGAGTCTCTGA